A region of the Salvia splendens isolate huo1 chromosome 11, SspV2, whole genome shotgun sequence genome:
AAATAGCTTCGGACTCTTTGTCCACAAGCTTGATCCTTTTTGGTCCTCTCGTGGCTCTTGCACGCCCAGTGAGTGTGGAGTCTTCGTTGGTGGAAGATGACGAAGTTCCAATACCCTTCTCCTGAGTATTCTCTTCTTCATCAGAAGCTTCCCATTCCTCTTCCTCAACATTTTCTTCTTCCACAGAAGCTTCACGTTCCTCTTCCCGTATCTGTTTCTCTCCCACATTTATATCACCATTTCCCGCGTTCACCTCAAGTGAACGATCCTCATCTTCAGAGCCACCAGAAGATTCAGAATCTTCTTCGACCTTTTCCTCCTCACAAGGCTGATCAATAACCCCGTCATTGTTAGCCTTACTTTTACCATCCTCACATAATCCATTATTCACATTCGACTGATTTCGCCCATTCCCTTCCAGTTCCCACGTCTTATTTTCTCGCATAGccttttcacttttaccatCCTCACATAATCCATTGTTCACATTCGACTGATTTCGCCCATTCTCTTCACATGTCTTATTTTCTCGCATAGCCTTTTCACCGCCATCCATAAAGATCAACAAAGCCTTCTTTTTCGCCTGAGAAAATTCTCTAGCTTTGCGCGTCTCAGCAACAGCTTGCTTGTACACACAATAGGGGCAATAGAAGCGCCCGGCATCATCTAACCTAGCCAGACCACCCAAACACGTTTCATGACCAGACAAAGGACAGCCGTTTTCATTGCAAAGCAGCACATTCCCACCTTTATCGCATTTTATGCACAAATGACTCTCCGACCAATCCATTTCAACCGAAACACCACCTCCTTCCGCCCTTACACGATCACACTCTGTGCATTACGATATTGCAGGCTTTGCAGCAATTAGACATACAATTAATCTATCAAACACCTTCACAAAGCAATGATCTTGTTTAACAGCAACAAATTCTTCAACCACACAGCAATAGAACTCAACCCCAAGGGGGAAAAAAGgctattt
Encoded here:
- the LOC121756042 gene encoding transcriptional regulator ATRX homolog encodes the protein MDWSESHLCIKCDKGGNVLLCNENGCPLSGHETCLGGLARLDDAGRFYCPYCVYKQAVAETRKAREFSQAKKKALLIFMDGGEKAMRENKTCEENGRNQSNVNNGLCEDGKSEKAMRENKTWELEGNGRNQSNVNNGLCEDGKSKANNDGVIDQPCEEEKVEEDSESSGGSEDEDRSLEVNAGNGDINVGEKQIREEEREASVEEENVEEEEWEASDEEENTQEKGIGTSSSSTNEDSTLTGRARATRGPKRIKLVDKESEAISVLQSKFRDKKKHASPTSTPAKISARSSSSAMGTGKVVTRKFSSPSTLRKSEKQSKKSDTSGSRKRSRLMWTEEEEEEALREGVKEYQVGVNIPWKKILAESEKFDPTRTPADLKDKWRTQRFVQFGYLEDGG